A genomic window from Fibrobacterota bacterium includes:
- a CDS encoding TerD family protein, translated as MSVLKPGANANLSPWKFALSISYGSIPDVDIDVSAFLLTEKGKVRGDGDMCFYGQPQVGSGAVSLNPASGLKTKTEFSMDLAKVDRSIEKIVLVMTIHENRAVMGKLSEIAIDVPECGGLRGEISCTGMTETALILAEIYRRGEDWKLRVVGQGFENGLSAIATHFGVDIASPAQASPTPTKAPVPVGEKPAGVAPIDLKSICLTKQGESSKIPLKKGGRDPIRVKATWIDNGDGQSDNDDLDLRAGILMPNGKMHWLASTHPGALDKAPFARHLGDVQNVSRNAPGTEIIELNPEISKRLGGPVGLVFSVYSAISNGPVSIASLHPAMSIEHDGTVVECKYEFPDGQDAEGVYTYVIGTVDIDDAAITVRLSGLTSPPESENTPWIVRKGGLLAVSFDGVPVFKEGRTILARWFGGGQKRYENA; from the coding sequence ATGTCGGTCCTGAAACCTGGTGCCAACGCCAATCTTTCGCCGTGGAAGTTCGCGCTCTCCATCTCCTACGGATCCATTCCCGATGTGGATATCGATGTCTCCGCATTCCTTCTCACCGAAAAAGGGAAGGTTCGTGGCGATGGAGACATGTGTTTCTACGGACAGCCCCAGGTCGGGTCGGGTGCAGTCAGCTTGAATCCCGCCTCCGGCTTAAAAACGAAGACGGAGTTTTCGATGGACCTGGCCAAAGTGGACCGATCCATCGAGAAGATCGTGCTGGTGATGACCATTCACGAGAACCGGGCGGTCATGGGCAAGCTTTCCGAAATCGCGATCGACGTTCCCGAATGCGGAGGGCTTCGCGGCGAGATTTCCTGTACGGGGATGACAGAAACTGCTCTCATCCTGGCGGAGATCTATCGCCGTGGGGAAGATTGGAAGCTGAGGGTGGTGGGGCAGGGCTTCGAGAATGGCTTGTCGGCCATCGCTACGCACTTTGGAGTGGACATCGCTTCACCGGCACAAGCCTCTCCGACTCCAACCAAAGCCCCCGTTCCTGTTGGCGAAAAACCGGCGGGTGTGGCGCCGATCGATTTGAAGAGCATCTGCCTCACCAAACAAGGAGAAAGCTCGAAGATCCCGTTGAAGAAAGGGGGGCGTGACCCGATCCGTGTCAAGGCGACCTGGATCGACAACGGGGATGGGCAGTCGGACAACGATGACCTCGATCTGCGCGCCGGGATTCTGATGCCCAACGGCAAGATGCACTGGCTGGCCTCGACCCATCCAGGGGCGTTGGACAAAGCTCCCTTCGCTCGTCACCTCGGGGACGTCCAAAACGTGTCCAGGAATGCGCCGGGGACGGAGATCATCGAGCTCAACCCCGAAATATCCAAGCGCCTTGGTGGGCCGGTGGGGTTGGTGTTCTCCGTCTACAGTGCGATTTCCAACGGACCGGTCTCCATCGCCTCGCTCCATCCTGCCATGTCCATCGAGCATGATGGGACGGTGGTGGAATGCAAGTACGAATTCCCGGATGGCCAGGACGCGGAGGGTGTCTACACATACGTGATCGGGACCGTCGACATCGACGACGCGGCCATTACGGTCCGGCTGTCCGGTCTCACTTCGCCTCCCGAAAGCGAGAACACCCCGTGGATCGTTCGGAAAGGGGGCCTTCTGGCGGTCAGCTTCGATGGCGTTCCCGTTTTCAAGGAGGGGCGCACCATCCTGGCAAGATGGTTCGGCGGTGGACAAAAGCGCTACGAAAACGCCTGA
- a CDS encoding ankyrin repeat domain-containing protein, giving the protein MMRSFLLILMMAFPASSQELWDLLQAREFELAGTLLDRGVYIDSKRDGLSAIHLAADAGDLEAVKFLIDHGSDVDDFNFGRITPLMIAATRGDLAMVELLVDQGASMEAISGTYLTPLMYAMLNHHDAVVDLMLKKQADPLFEPEENGEDPRIGNALFLTVLVRDTANFRRLYTLHPDPNLRLRDGKTLLMAAAEAKSFWFVQRLLSMQADISALDREGNSALHHACKAGADSSVLDLLLRNGADPDGKNASLTTPLHLAVDSGNAANVRVLLRGKIDVDRPYPSGDTPFRRAVERGLGEIALLLMDKGAKPVFPTMGPDDPSLVVPATSPLFAKLAIASGADVNGKVYPKLDSEKYPYERILTIAASQGWNDVIELALEKGADPNLTNSERKSPIQCALNNRKLDAFQLLLQRGAKPDTGLMGGHLHNAVEFGLFSGGFRILLGSGVDVNYRDLYGRTALMYAAMGSQVGSMDVLLQSNADPTLRDADGRSALHDAIASRCFECAKLLVENGASVRDPFSEGQSLVSSAVRVSDTLMVDWLQAKGAPVVLENGDYETVFGWFGTETYARYVVRRIPKIDLDKALLNAATFTNIGMVRFLISKGANPNARDEIGQTPLIISCNRSGSREVREFLLRKGANPKLRDHSGKTSADHCRSSRDKGK; this is encoded by the coding sequence ATGATGCGGAGCTTCCTGTTGATTCTGATGATGGCCTTCCCGGCGTCATCCCAAGAACTTTGGGATCTCCTCCAGGCCAGGGAGTTCGAACTCGCCGGAACGCTCCTGGATAGGGGTGTCTACATCGACTCCAAGCGGGATGGCTTGAGCGCGATCCATTTGGCGGCGGATGCCGGTGACCTGGAGGCGGTGAAGTTCCTGATCGATCATGGCTCGGATGTGGATGATTTCAATTTCGGGAGAATCACTCCGCTGATGATCGCCGCCACCCGAGGCGACTTGGCGATGGTCGAACTTCTGGTCGACCAGGGTGCTTCGATGGAGGCGATCTCTGGGACCTACCTCACACCTCTGATGTACGCGATGCTGAATCATCACGACGCGGTGGTGGATCTGATGCTGAAAAAACAAGCCGACCCTCTGTTCGAGCCGGAAGAGAACGGGGAAGATCCAAGGATCGGCAACGCCCTGTTCCTGACGGTGCTCGTTCGGGACACCGCAAATTTCCGAAGGCTCTACACTCTGCATCCCGATCCGAACCTTCGACTCCGTGATGGAAAGACCTTGCTGATGGCTGCTGCCGAGGCAAAATCCTTCTGGTTCGTCCAGCGGCTCTTGTCGATGCAAGCCGACATTTCCGCACTCGACAGGGAGGGAAATTCCGCGTTGCACCATGCTTGCAAGGCCGGAGCGGACTCGAGCGTCTTGGATCTGCTGTTGCGCAACGGTGCCGACCCGGATGGAAAAAATGCAAGCCTGACGACACCGCTACATTTGGCAGTGGACTCGGGGAATGCCGCCAACGTGCGGGTCCTGCTGCGCGGGAAGATCGATGTCGACCGCCCGTACCCTTCCGGAGACACCCCTTTCAGACGGGCAGTGGAAAGGGGCCTCGGAGAGATCGCTCTTTTGCTGATGGACAAGGGCGCCAAACCGGTTTTTCCCACCATGGGCCCCGACGATCCCAGTCTGGTGGTTCCCGCCACGAGCCCGCTGTTCGCCAAACTGGCGATCGCCTCCGGGGCGGATGTGAATGGGAAGGTATACCCGAAACTCGACAGTGAGAAGTACCCCTACGAGCGGATCCTGACCATTGCCGCCAGCCAGGGCTGGAACGACGTCATCGAATTGGCCTTGGAAAAGGGTGCGGATCCCAACCTGACCAACAGCGAGCGCAAGAGTCCAATCCAGTGCGCGTTGAACAATCGCAAGCTCGACGCATTCCAGCTGCTTCTACAGCGTGGAGCCAAGCCGGACACCGGACTGATGGGGGGACATCTGCATAATGCGGTGGAATTCGGATTGTTTTCAGGTGGATTCAGAATCCTGCTGGGTAGTGGTGTCGATGTCAATTACCGGGACCTGTACGGTCGGACTGCACTGATGTACGCCGCAATGGGCAGCCAAGTGGGGAGCATGGATGTTCTCCTGCAATCGAATGCCGACCCGACTCTTCGCGATGCGGACGGAAGATCCGCTCTTCACGATGCGATCGCAAGCAGATGCTTCGAATGTGCCAAGCTGCTGGTGGAAAACGGCGCGTCCGTGCGCGATCCCTTTTCAGAAGGTCAATCGTTGGTTTCCTCGGCGGTGAGGGTCAGCGACACTCTGATGGTCGATTGGCTACAGGCCAAGGGAGCACCTGTGGTCCTCGAAAACGGCGACTACGAGACTGTGTTCGGTTGGTTTGGCACGGAGACGTACGCCAGGTACGTGGTCCGGAGAATCCCCAAAATCGATCTGGACAAGGCGTTGTTGAATGCCGCCACATTCACCAACATTGGCATGGTTCGCTTTTTGATCAGCAAGGGCGCCAACCCAAATGCCCGTGACGAAATCGGCCAGACCCCGTTGATCATCAGCTGCAACCGTTCCGGAAGTAGGGAGGTACGCGAGTTTCTGTTGCGCAAGGGTGCCAATCCCAAACTGCGCGACCATTCGGGAAAGACCTCCGCCGACCATTGCCGATCCTCACGGGACAAGGGCAAGTAG
- a CDS encoding endonuclease domain-containing protein yields MAFEPPTPELLKQRARALRAKSTDPESLLWNLLRNRQLGVKFRRQHPFPPYILDFYCVESLICIEADGSQHYTLEGRMRDAIRTAYLEERWIRVVRFTNQEVLQETEAVIAAIWDVVHPRSDKVPVIVAQPSSSSTRPLTTAQDA; encoded by the coding sequence ATGGCCTTCGAGCCTCCCACCCCCGAGCTCCTGAAGCAACGCGCCCGTGCCCTTCGCGCAAAGTCCACGGATCCCGAATCCTTGCTCTGGAACCTCTTGCGCAACCGCCAACTTGGTGTCAAATTCCGTCGGCAGCATCCGTTCCCTCCGTACATCCTGGACTTCTACTGCGTGGAAAGCCTGATCTGCATCGAAGCCGACGGAAGCCAGCACTACACCCTGGAAGGCCGCATGCGGGACGCGATCAGGACCGCCTACCTGGAAGAGCGTTGGATCCGCGTGGTCCGTTTCACCAACCAGGAAGTCTTGCAAGAAACGGAAGCCGTGATCGCAGCCATCTGGGATGTCGTTCACCCCCGTTCGGATAAAGTTCCCGTCATCGTCGCCCAGCCCAGTTCCTCCTCAACCCGGCCCCTGACCACGGCACAGGATGCCTAG